TCTATTTTATGCTGACTCTCCTTCATGATGATTCCACTTGATGATGATTCCACTGTGTTGTCCCCATTCCCTGGCTCTGGCAAATCCTCAAAAGCCCTCTGGAAGGCAACACTAACAGAGGAAGGGAATTCCtttgcacagctcccagccaggaagTAAATCAGAGGGTGGGCACTGCTGTTGGCCAAGGAGCCGGAGCACAGCCCCGTTCCCACCATtccacacaggcacagcagcagcagcgtgaCGGGCACTTTGCTCCAGTGCCTGTTGTCACACTTGGTCCAGTTGTCGTGGTTCTCCTCATTCCAGCTCCCGTTGGATGCCTTCCCACCGGGCTGGttccagcaggcagggctggctccctCCATGGCAGGGGACAAAGTGCTCATTGTGacacctctgctgcttctccttgccctcacacagctggagaggggaaaaacagaGACACCACAGCAACGCTGTTGTCCCCCAAATGTGgcttttcccatcttttcccacCCACAGCTTCCatgtggagcagcacagggagaggtgagggaaAAGACAGAAGGCAAGTAGGATGTGGGAGCCTGGTCTGGTGTACATGGCACAAAAGCCAGGGAGGCACCTCCTTCCTGATGTGGACAGGACACAactggaggaggaaaacaactggagaaggagaggaTTGCCCATGGAGATATCAGAGAGCAAATGGCTTTGGGATGGGTCTGACCTGCACTCTCAGGTGTCAGTTGATATCACTGAGCTGCTGGATTCCATCAGCAGGACACTCATTTAAaattccctcccttttcccacagTATTTATTGCTTTCAATACCCTACAGATCTCAATTCTCTGCCCAGAATTAATAACCAGGTTCCACCCAATGAGGGGGCACTGACTAAGGTGAAAGAGAAGAGTCTGACCTTGTTTCCTCTCGCAGCCTGGAGAACTTCACCGCAGTGCACTCACATCACCTCACACACAcaagctgctgtccctggggcgGGATCTTCAGGAGCTTCCCTGGAATGGTCATTTGGGAAAGGGCAGCGAAGCCCGCGGGGTGAGCCCGAGCAGCGTCCGGCGCGggctctgtcccagctcctgccacagccccctGTTCTCCGTGCTGGCTCGTGTTCTCCAGGGCTCTCACAAACAGGGAACTAGTCCAGAGCCTGGGACAGGATCAGGGCTCTGCTTCTCATCTGCCCTTGACTCTGTCCAGGAAATGAACAGGAGAGAGCCTCAGCAACCAGACCTATGGCAAAAGTAGTTTGTCTCCATGTCAgcttcttccatttttaaaggaacccaaatcccaaaatcttgTCTTTTGAACAGCCTGAACTTGTCCAGTCTCATTCCTGGGCTGGATCCTTAGGACCCTGCATTACAAATGTCATGTGAAACTTTGATTTCTGGTTCAAATCTAGTTTTCCCACTTGTATACAGCAATTTCAGTGGCACTGGACCTTCACCACGCAGTTTCCAAGAGGATGCATGCAATAATCAATTCTGTGCCTGAGATGGAGCACAGGCACACAGCTGAGGGATGATTTAGGATTTCAGCAATGTCATTTCTGCTGAGAAGAGGCAAATCAATGCTGCTCTCTTGGCTTTAATCCTTAGAAAGCTGCAGGTTTCCCCTGAGTCATCTTCCACACTCCCTTGGCAGTCAGACAGCAGCCTACAGGGAATTCCAAGGAATTCCTAGAAAGCTCAGATGAGATGATTCCTGACCAGACTGACATGTGCCACAGGGATCTGGGATGCTCCTCTGGGAAACTGCTGGCCCTGGGACCAGAACTGTCACCTCTCTTTCCTGCTGACACCGTGTTTCTGTCCCCAGCTATGGAATCACACATCCCCTCACCAGGCCAGTCCTTTCAAGGGCAAACACTTCATGATCCAGGAGCTAAtggggctccaggagagttggagagggactttggacaagggcatggagcgacaggacaagggggaatggcttcccactgacagaggCTGGGTTCAGcctggatattgggaagaaatccttccctgtgagggtggggaggccctggcacaggttgcccagaggggTGGGGTCAGGTAAAAACAAACACTAATGCTCCCATgtctgaggaggaggaggaggatgagccCTAATGAAGGGCTGGAAAGAGGATCACAGCAGCCCAAAATCTGGTCCCTAATAGCTTTCATTGCATCATCAAGGGGATTGGCAGTAATTAGGGTGGGCTCCAAGTGCTGATAACCAGGCTGCAAACAACTGAGTGCTGTCCTTCCCTTGGGCTGTGTCAGCCTGCATTGGAATGGCAGAAATGGGAATTCTCAGCTCAGATGGCTTTCTTGGAGCCAGGGAAGTTTTTGGCAAGGATCCCAGACCTCTTCCCAGAATGGGAGTTGTTTCTGAGAAGCAATCAGATGCTTGCACAGTGCTGTGAGCACTTGCAGCACTGTCAGCATtgcagtgccaccagcagctctctgctgctggagggacaACAACCCCTCAGGGTAGGGAAATGAGGAATGGTAGAAACCTGCTGAGAGAGGGAAAGCGTTTGGAGAATGTCCCATTCGAAAGATTGTTTCTTATCAGGGGGAAATCAGGAGCCATTCAAAGAAATCTGCAAGTCGAGCCACTTCCTctgtgacaggaaaaaaaagtcaagacaAATAAATGAGAGGAAGTCAAATTCTGACGTAGCCAAAGATTAAATTTCCGATTCACCCGCCAAGCCTTGCGAAACAATGGcaggacagggaacagagaGAGCCAGCAGGACGGGAATGGGGAGCTCCTGTTGAGCTGGGCACTTTCTCCTTCATGTCACTGACCTGGGAAGAGCCACTTTAGGACATGGATCCCAAAGGAGCAAGAGGTACCAGGAAGCACCGCTGATCTGCACAGACTCctttgcctgctgctgccccacagggAACAGGTCAGTggaatgttttccttcctccctaacccaccttcctctcctccagcagctgctctgttcctgcCACCCTCTCCCGGTGACCGCAGTGCCCTCCCCATGTCCTCTCTCTTCTCCTGTGCATCCCGTCTGTGTCCTAATTCTGAAATGGGTCTGAACAAACTTTCTAACACAATGCAAAGCATGAGGAAGCAGGAATTCTTTACCTGCACAGGACACAGAAGGATCTCTTTTTGTATTGTGTGTATGATGACAATTCACAACAGGATATTAACGCATTATATCCACATGTCGGCATTGAAAAGTTTTTCTTATCTAATACATAAACACCATTTTCCTAGAACTCATTTCCATGCATCCACCTCCTCCTGGAAGTCCTTTTATGGTCCTGGAGGTTTATGAAGAGGGGTCTCTCTGGTGGTCATTTTCACTGATTGCTGCCATATTAAAGGTGACTTTGCCTTGAACTTTTCCTCTGGCCATGCACTGTTGCTTCTTGTTCCAGAACTTGCCCCAAAACCACTGCAGGTCTCCTCATCTGTTTCTGTCCTGCTTCCTGCCATGTTTGTCACCCTGTGTGCTAGCCTTTACATCCTGTGAGAAACAACCAGCCactgtttaaaatgtttaaagatttattaaaccttaacaaaaaatacaggaaaaggtCTAAATAAGGAGAAACAGGTTGGGAGCTTCCCTCGTGGCTGCCTTCCACATGGCTGGCTCGTCTTCAGGATGGAGGCTTCACCTTTGATACCCAGGGGGTTGCATCAGCTAAAGctggcccctcccaaagtctgtCAGTCAGCTCCTCTTTGCTGTTTATTGGTGGAGCCTGCTTTCCTGCAACTTGATTTGAGGTCAGTATTGTAAATGTAAATTCCCCACTTCCGCTGGGAaggaatgatgatgtctgactccagttcagaaggctgaatgattttgTTATTATAGttatactataatacattaatagGCTATTTAAAGGggatactaaaactacaaacctacttgttctaactaccatatctaactcacaactcgtgaccctcttGTGAGAGTctagacacaggtggatctgattggctatcaggctcaaacaatccttACTAGAATCCAGTCAAGCAATCgccccaggtaaacaattctctaaacacattccacatgcattaaacaaggagcagaaatagaaattgttttctctttcttttttctgtgctcttctatgaaaaaatctgaaagaaaaaagaatgtcCCTGTGACAGGTCAGCTGTTGTCATGCTGCTCCCCCCTCCACCCCAGCACCAAGCTTTTGTACAGGCCTTCTTTCTACCTGTCCTAGGTGACTCAGGCTCTCTGATGGCAACAGtacagaggggagaaaaggggactATGGAGACAACAGGGGACAGCTAAACAACAGACTACAATAACACAATTATACATCAATAAAGCTTCTCTTAATATTCACACAGTATTCATCCCTTAACTGTGAGAGCCAATCATCTCATTATCCATCTATAACACATCCTTTTACATTTTGGCCACTTTACTTTTGAACAACTtcagaagaactgaaaatgtttattcTCTATGTTATTTATCAGCCTCCTGCTAACCAGCCCAACCCTCCCACCCCACCATTCCCACCACCCTCCTCCCCTGCACATCTCACTCCTCCCCACTGAATCCTTCCCACTGCGGGGAGCTGCTCACGGTCCATCCCTGGATTCTCAAGCACTGACTCCTGAATTACCCTGGCAACAACCAGGGGCCACATCCCACCGCCTGCCCAGCGTCCACCCATGGGGATGAGCACTATGTCCCCCCCTGCCATCTCACCCACTGAAGGGGACAATCTCTGAGAGGTAGATGTCACCAATGTGGCCATACGCAGTGGGACACTGCTCATCTGCCTCTGTGGGCtggctgggaatggagctgtcCTCTGGGTCCTCAGATTCTGCATCCAGAGGGACACCATCAAACCCATCACTGCCTGCATCCTTGACCTGGTCATCATCaacttcctcttcctcatcttcatGGTTCCCCTCCActcagctcttcctgctgcagcatttgtcctgctctgccatTGAACTGAATGGGCACAGAGACTTGCTCCTTTGTAATGCCTTTATTATGaaatcagctctgggtgggggccCGAGGGGCCGCGCGCACCGCCGCTGCTCCCTTTGGCGAcgtggaggaggaggatgtcAGCTTTGCTGCATAGCAGAGCTGGGGCTTCCGTCCTCACGGGCGTGCCTAGGAAGCCACTTTTGGGCTTGTTGTCTAAGGTCCTCACTCTGGTCCAGTTCTGGTTAGGTTGTGGTGAGAGCTTAGAATTATGCTGCTGAAATAGTAGGACAGTCCTCAGGCTGGACAAGTCACTTGGTCTCTTGACCTGGAGGTTGGCTCGTTTTTCTAGGGTGTTATTCTGTTGGATGGGACTGATTTACATATACGCTTGTGACGTTATCCTGGCGCCATTTCGGGAAGCACCGACGGAAAAAAATGGTGCAGTAAGGTAGCTAACAATATGAGTAACAAACGTGGTAATTAACAGGTAACAATTAATAAGCATGGTAACTAACATTTAACAATTTACTTATAAACTTGTTTATAACACCATCATGTCTCCAGCATATATaagcttccttttcctcctcttcctgctgttCTACAGCCTAGGGCTGTAGTGGCTGACGGCCATCAGCATCGAGAGGTGCAGGTCCATCCTCTGCCCACGTGGGCTCTTCTGccaccttccccagcacctCTCATGGGTGCTGGTGAGTCCCGTGCTCTGCGCCCTTTCCATCACTGTCATCGCTGCCATTTCTGCAGTGACTTCCCTGTGCAAGTCACAGGAACACAAGCTCTGCTGGGGGCTCTCATCTCCCTCTACGTCCTCAACTGCCTCGTCTTTGCTCCATCCGTGGTCATTTCCTGCACAATCCTCTTCATTCATTTCAAGGGTagcttccagcagcagcaattcGAGAGGCTCAACATCATTGTCTTCCTCACTGTGCTCCTCACTCTTCCCCTCAGTCTCTGgaatttcctgcagcagctcggCTACACCACTGTGTCCCCCcaggctgttctgctgctcGCTGCATGCACAGCACCATCAACCCCTTCATCTACTTCTCAGTTACAaagtgctggaggtgctgctccAAGGAGTCCCTCAGGGAGTGTCTCCAGAAGGTCTCTGAGGCGCCAGAAGGAAGCACTGCCCCCAGTAATGATGCCAGCAGGGATACGGGGGGCTGAGCCTGTTGAATCCTTCAACTGCCCCGATGCAGGACCATGGGGCAATGGCTGAGGGTTTCCTTGAGCCACCAGATTACTAAATTTCCATGATATCACTGTCCTGCTCCGtattcctgcaggagaaggcagcaggggCATTGCCAAGGGCTATGTGTGAGAAATGCTCTGCGGGAAGCAGATTGGAGCAGGGCTTTGCTCCTCCCTCGCGGGTCCTAGAGCACTGTTTCCCAAACGGATCCTTCCCAACATGGCTgtgatcccaaaattccccctgGCACTTGGTTCCTGTATTCCACTGCGGTCTGATGTCAATAAACAGCACCATTAACCCTGAGCTGCTTTTGCTCCCTCTGCCAGCGCTTCCTGGcttcctctggctcctgctgccagccaggaatGTGACtggagggaggggacagagaggtaGTTAGCCAGGAATTTTGTGATTGTTTCGAAATTTCATAATGAACTATGTTTAATTAGTCGGAGCATATTTGACTGTGTTTTTTTAGCTGGTTTTGATTTAGCTATGTCTTGGCTGAGTGCCAGTAGAAAACTCTATCGACCCATAGCCCTTAGAGAACTTATTCAATAGTCAGGAGAACAAAAttcaataaagtattttttaacagTTAACAAATAACTAGAAATTAATTGGACATCATAGAATGAGAATGATATCTTGAGAGAATTAGGAATTCAGAGGCCTATAGACACCAGAAGAATTTGCTAATAAATTGCAAGAGATAAATTGCAGTGGCAGTAAAAGAGCCATTTCCTAGGCTTGTACACCTCAGAAAACTTAATCAATGGTAATTGTCTAACCATGACATCAAatttaataaagcattttttagctggaaaaaaaaaaaacctggttATGTACTAAACTAATAAAGACAACATATTTTGGaagtaattaaaagaaacaaaacactcaTTCCGTGAAATAATAAATTGGGAGCCATTTAGGAGTATCTGTAAAAATCTTGGATATTATGGtgcaaaaaaattcctgaaatgtGTTGTTTCTTTGAACCTGTCTATAGTACATAAATTTCCAAAATGTTCACCATTTTGACTCAAAAGTGTTACTAGTCTAAAATGCTTTTGCCGTTAGACTTAAACTTCTTGGTTTCAGAGGGGACACACCCATGGCTTGTGCTCCCTGGAGCAACCACGATCggcagtgcccagagctgggctggcaccgGCACAGCTCGCCAGGACACCATGGCCATGGGGCTCAGCATTCCCTGTGAGTGCTCCGTGAGTGTCACAGCAAAGATCTCCCCAGAGatcttgaatttttaattgtgtGAGCCAGGCGCAAAGGTCTCTCTGCCTTCAGAAATTCTTCTTCTCCAGTGCCttcagctgctccctcagcaggCTCAGATGgtgcagcagcaaggagaggaggaggccGTGGTCCTCAGCACGGCCACCCCCTTCCAGGGGCAGGGTGACACCTGTGATTGTCACCATGGGCTCCATGGGGCATCACCCTGCTCCCTGCGGCTTCACTGAGATCACCAGCCCCACCACATCCACACCTTTTCTCCAGCCCCACCACATCCACACCTTTTCTCCAGTCCCACCACATCCGACACCTTCCCACCACATCCTCCCACCAGCACCATCATGTCCCACACCTCCCACACCAAACTCCCATCCCACTCCCCATGCAGCCCACCCACCTCCCatccttcccatccctcccagccccatgtCTGAGGCTCCAGTCCCTCCCCACAGGCTGCTCACCCCAGGCTGCCCTGTAAGGCTTTGGGGCAATGTTTCCCCTGCAGACGCCCCTTCCGAGCTCCATCCCTCCTGTCCAGCCCCCCAACCTCCTTTGGAGAGAAACAAGAGGCAGTAGAGGGATGGCTCCACTGGTGTGCATTGGCGTGGAGAAGCATGGAATTGCCAGGAGGAGTGGAAACACTGCTGGGGATCCTGtgtggggcaggagaggagcagggatgtctggaggggaaggcagcGTGGGGGGAATTTCTAGAGGATGTCAGAGGGGGGCTGGATGCCTTAGGATTTTCGCCTTTATGTTTTTCAAatcctgtactgcattagtgCATAACTTTAAACTCCATGGAAAGTATTTGTTAactgtcttcacattttggtcagacaaaacaatccctctAGGCCTGAAATTCAAGCACACTCTACTGCCTCAGGCCCCAAAAAGTATAGACAAAAGTGAATTGGGTGTGGAGCAAACTGCGggtaaattacttcattacctgaagctgtaattggggGATTCACCCCAGATttgtaaatggaccaaacttatatcTGTCTGAAAACCTCGTGACCATTGtccattttgggtgtagcccctcTCAGAGGCTTTGACTGCCAAGGGGTACCTTTTGAAGGCCTTTGATAAATACCCACTTTCATTCTCTTCACcttgtctagcctctgttctggGAAGCCACCCCAAGGCATcaggcaggcaggggctggaggggccaGGAGGGGTCTGGGTGCCACCAATCCCAAATCTCCCACTGGACGGCAGCAGAGCCAACAGGTCACACTTGCATCCAGGGAGTGGCCTCCAACTGGGAAACCagcgggatgggatgggatgggatgggatgggatgggatgggatgggatgggatgggatgggatgggatgggatgggagggggaGTGAGGCAGAGATGGGGATAAGGAGTGATACCAAAATGAGACAGAATAAAGTTCCTAACACCAACTAATGCTGTTAGCAAGGGAGGTATTAGGCAGCAGGACACACAAAAGAttctctctttatttccatGTGTGTTGTGCGACTTTACAACATCATTTTTATCCACTGTAACCATTCATAGacattaaaaatttttcttATCTAGTACACAAGCACCATTTTCCTGGAACTCATTTCCATGCATCCACTTCCTACTGGGAGTCCTTTGATGCTCTTGGAGGATCCTTCAGAAGGGGTCTCCGGTGCTCATATTTGCTGAGTGCTGTGATATTAAAGGTGACCTTGCCTTGAAATTTTCCTTTGGCTCCAGGCACAATTATCAGCCTGGGTCCACATTTTTACAGACTTTTATATTTTCCCTACTTAAGGGGCCACTTATCTTTGAGCAATTTCAGGGAAGGTGATAATGTTTATTCTCTCTTATTTATCAAGCCCCTGCAAACCAGCCCAAACCTCTTAACTCCCTCTCCCACCATTTCCactgccctcctgccctgcacatcTCACCCATCCCCATTTAAtccttccctctgcagggagctgctgaggagctgcgTGGTCCATCCCTGGATTCTCCAAGCACTGACTCCCCATCCACTCTGACCACAGCCAGGGGCCACATCCCACCGCCTGCCCAGCGTCCATCCATGGAGGTGAGCACCGTGTCCCCATCTCCCACCTCACCGACCGACGGACCTGGTCAGTGTGAGACCAATGTCTCCAACGTGGCCACAGACCTTGTGACGCTGCTCTTCGGCCTCTGTGGGCTGGTTGGGAACGGGGCTTTCCTCTGGCTCCTCCAAATTAATTCCATCACCGACTTTGTGGCATTCAACCAGGCCAGCATCGacttcctcttcctcatcttcatGGTTCCCTCCaccctgctcttcctgctggcaGAGGTTTCCTGCTCTGCTAAAATGCCCCCAATATATCTGAGCttgctgtcccagctgtcacTGTTCACCTACACCATGGGGCTCTACCAGCTGATGTTCATCAGCATCGAGAGGTGCAGGTCCATCCTCTGCCTGTTTTTCTGCACTGGGCAACGTTCTGAGCACCTGCGGTGGGTGGTGATGAGTGGCCTGTTCTGGGCTTTGTTCTTTGTTGTCACCGCTGTCAATCCCACAGTGACTTCCCTGTGCCAGTCACACGAGCAGGAGCAATGCCAGGTGGCTCTCACCTCCAGGTACGCCCTCAACCTTTTCCTAGTTGCTGTACCCCTGCTCATTTCCAGCACAATCCTCTTCATTCATTtcaagcccagctcccagcagcagcaatacAAGAGGCTCGACATCGTGATTGTCCTCGTTGCACTCCTCAGTCTGCCCCTCAGTCTCTGctctttcctgcagcagctcggTTACACGGTTGTGCCCTCCCACACGGTTTTCCTGCTCACCTGCATCACCAGCAGCATCAAACCCTTCATCTGCTTCTTGGTGGGGAGCTGGAAGAGAGACTGCTCcatggggagctgctggagacacTGCTCCATGGGAAGCTGCAGGAGGCACTCCTCCATGCAGTCCCTAGGGAAGGCGCTCCACAGGGTGTTTGAGCAGCCAAATGAAAACACTGCTTGCAGCAATGATCCCAACATGGACTCAGTGCTCTGACCCTTCCACTGCACTGCTGAGAGACTCTGGGACAGTGGCTGATGGATCCCTTGAGTCACCTGAATAATAAACATCTAAAGTGTcaccctccctgtgctggtgcatCCCCCACCCCCTTTCCAGGCCACTATGGGCTCTGATTCGTGCTTGGGAGGCCTCAGCCttgaggagcagcccctgggctcagctcctctggcacTGATCAGAAacaccctctgctcccaggaactgctgctggCCAACGACCCCCTGGGCTTTTATCAACAGCCTTGGGAATTATTTCACTTCCCTGAATGCCacaccatccctgctcccacactTTCACAGAAGGATGCCAGCCCAAAGTGTGGCCAGGGTGAAACATTGCTGTGGCTGAAGCCCATCCCTTGGGGCCCTGTAAGCAGCGGTCCAAAAGGAGACCCTTGGAGCTCTCCTGGGCCCAGCAGCGCTGACCAGAAGCTCCCTGGCAGTGGGGCCTCTCCGAGCTGGGATCTCTCCCGTCTGC
This portion of the Vidua chalybeata isolate OUT-0048 chromosome 6, bVidCha1 merged haplotype, whole genome shotgun sequence genome encodes:
- the LOC128789175 gene encoding mas-related G-protein coupled receptor member A1-like; this encodes MEVSTVSPSPTSPTDGPGQCETNVSNVATDLVTLLFGLCGLVGNGAFLWLLQINSITDFVAFNQASIDFLFLIFMVPSTLLFLLAEVSCSAKMPPIYLSLLSQLSLFTYTMGLYQLMFISIERCRSILCLFFCTGQRSEHLRWVVMSGLFWALFFVVTAVNPTVTSLCQSHEQEQCQVALTSRYALNLFLVAVPLLISSTILFIHFKPSSQQQQYKRLDIVIVLVALLSLPLSLCSFLQQLGYTVVPSHTVFLLTCITSSIKPFICFLVGSWKRDCSMGSCWRHCSMGSCRRHSSMQSLGKALHRVFEQPNENTACSNDPNMDSVL